One part of the Streptomyces lydicus genome encodes these proteins:
- a CDS encoding TetR/AcrR family transcriptional regulator: MAIDNSSTNDSKGKPSPAAATRRARRVRMTGAERRQQLLDIGRTLFAERGYEGTSVEEIAAKAGVSKPVVYEHFGGKEGLYAVVVDREMRQLLDMVTGALTAGHPRELLEQAAFALLDYIETYTDGFRILVRDSPVAQSTGTFASLISDIATQVEDILGLEFKARGFDPKLAPLYAQALVGMVALTGQWWVDTRKPKKAEVAAHLVNLAWHGLGNLEARPRLIGHRKN; the protein is encoded by the coding sequence GTGGCGATCGACAACAGCAGCACGAACGACAGCAAGGGCAAACCTTCTCCGGCCGCGGCGACGCGCCGGGCCCGCAGGGTCCGGATGACCGGTGCCGAGCGCCGGCAGCAGCTGCTGGACATCGGTCGCACGCTCTTCGCCGAGCGCGGGTACGAAGGCACGTCCGTGGAGGAGATCGCCGCGAAGGCCGGCGTCTCCAAACCGGTCGTCTACGAGCACTTCGGCGGCAAGGAGGGCCTGTACGCGGTGGTGGTGGACCGCGAGATGCGCCAGCTGCTGGACATGGTGACCGGCGCGCTGACCGCCGGCCATCCCCGCGAGCTCCTCGAACAGGCCGCGTTCGCCCTCCTCGACTACATCGAGACGTACACCGACGGCTTCCGCATCCTGGTCCGCGACTCCCCCGTCGCCCAGTCGACCGGCACCTTCGCGTCTCTGATCAGCGATATCGCCACCCAGGTCGAGGACATCCTCGGCCTGGAATTCAAGGCCCGCGGCTTCGACCCCAAGCTGGCCCCGCTCTACGCCCAGGCCCTGGTCGGCATGGTCGCCCTGACCGGCCAGTGGTGGGTCGACACCCGCAAACCCAAGAAGGCCGAGGTGGCCGCCCACCTCGTCAACCTCGCCTGGCACGGCCTGGGCAACCTGGAGGCCAGGCCCCGCCTCATAGGGCACCGCAAGAACTGA
- a CDS encoding VOC family protein: MITGLDHVQLAAPPGTEDALRAYYGDLLGMTELPKPPALAAQGCWFEAGTAQLHLGTDPSFRPARKAHPGLRVTDIDALATRLTAAGAPVAWDDNLPGHRRFHTTDPVGNRLEFLEPMPPAPTHD, encoded by the coding sequence GTGATCACCGGCCTCGACCATGTCCAGCTCGCCGCGCCCCCCGGCACCGAAGACGCCCTGCGGGCCTACTACGGGGACCTCCTCGGCATGACCGAGCTCCCCAAGCCCCCGGCCCTCGCCGCACAAGGCTGCTGGTTCGAGGCCGGCACGGCCCAGCTCCACCTCGGCACCGACCCGTCCTTCCGCCCCGCCCGGAAGGCCCACCCGGGCCTCCGCGTCACCGACATCGACGCCCTCGCCACCCGCCTGACCGCCGCCGGCGCCCCCGTCGCCTGGGACGACAACCTCCCGGGCCACCGCCGCTTCCACACCACCGACCCGGTGGGCAACCGCCTGGAATTCCTGGAGCCGATGCCTCCGGCCCCCACACACGACTGA
- a CDS encoding SDR family NAD(P)-dependent oxidoreductase: MSQQRAPHPPNGPYGRRFEGRTVLVTGAAAGIGAATADRLAAEGAGVLLLDIDDARGEHLARRIRAAGGRASYEHCDVAGEDDWRRAVEAARRRYGPVDGLVSNAFLPYVAAAGETPLADWDRQLAVNLTGSFLGVRAALDDLRARHGAVVLTSSVHALIGLPGRPAYAAAKAGLTGLGRQLAVEYGPEVRVNSVLPGPVLTAAWDGIGEEQRQASAAETAARRLGRPEEVAAAITFLLSSDASYVTGASLVVDGGWSVYKNSS, encoded by the coding sequence ATGAGCCAGCAGCGCGCACCGCACCCGCCGAACGGCCCGTACGGCAGGCGGTTCGAGGGCCGTACGGTCCTGGTGACCGGGGCGGCCGCCGGCATCGGGGCGGCCACCGCCGACCGGCTGGCGGCCGAGGGCGCCGGCGTCCTGCTGCTGGACATCGACGACGCGCGCGGCGAGCACCTCGCGCGCCGCATCCGGGCGGCGGGCGGCCGGGCCTCGTACGAGCACTGCGACGTGGCCGGTGAGGACGACTGGCGGCGGGCGGTCGAGGCCGCCCGGCGGCGCTACGGCCCGGTGGACGGCCTGGTCAGCAACGCCTTCCTGCCGTACGTGGCGGCGGCCGGCGAGACCCCGCTCGCGGACTGGGACCGGCAGCTCGCGGTCAATCTGACCGGCTCCTTCCTCGGCGTACGGGCCGCCCTGGACGACCTGCGGGCGCGGCACGGCGCGGTGGTGCTGACCTCGTCGGTGCATGCCCTGATCGGGCTGCCCGGCCGGCCCGCCTACGCCGCGGCCAAGGCCGGACTGACCGGCCTGGGGCGTCAACTGGCCGTCGAATACGGCCCGGAGGTGCGGGTCAACAGCGTACTGCCGGGCCCGGTGCTGACCGCGGCCTGGGACGGCATCGGCGAGGAGCAGCGGCAGGCCAGCGCCGCGGAGACGGCCGCGCGGCGGCTGGGGCGGCCCGAGGAGGTCGCCGCCGCGATCACCTTCCTGCTCTCCTCCGACGCGTCCTACGTCACCGGTGCGAGCCTCGTCGTGGACGGCGGCTGGAGCGTGTACAAGAACTCATCGTGA
- a CDS encoding response regulator transcription factor: MQRIRVLVVDDHRIFAESLAAALAAEQDVDVAAAGSAPAALRSLDRAATDGRRFDVLLADADLAAPLLAVPAQAPGPAREAVPRPCPRDGIALVSGLRTSHPYLRTVVLADRDDPRRAAAALQAGASGWVAKDCSLSRLLAVIRGVLRDETHLPPALLTGVLRELTAARKHRSESERLVESLTPREREVLRCMVAGLGRKAVAERLFLSPHTVRTHMQNVLGKLGVHSTLAAVALARRAGVGPVELEAAAAAASVPVP; the protein is encoded by the coding sequence GTGCAACGCATCCGGGTTCTGGTGGTCGACGACCACCGCATCTTCGCCGAATCCCTGGCAGCCGCGCTCGCCGCGGAACAGGACGTGGACGTCGCGGCGGCGGGCAGCGCGCCCGCCGCGCTGCGCAGTCTGGACCGGGCGGCCACCGACGGCCGCCGGTTCGACGTGCTGCTCGCCGACGCCGACCTCGCCGCGCCGCTCCTCGCGGTGCCCGCGCAGGCGCCGGGCCCGGCCCGGGAGGCCGTCCCGCGCCCCTGCCCGCGCGACGGCATCGCGCTGGTGTCCGGCCTGCGCACCAGCCACCCGTACCTGCGCACGGTCGTCCTCGCCGACCGCGACGACCCGCGCCGCGCGGCCGCCGCGCTGCAGGCCGGCGCCTCGGGCTGGGTCGCCAAGGACTGCTCGCTGTCCCGGCTGCTGGCCGTGATCCGCGGCGTCCTGCGCGACGAGACGCATCTGCCGCCGGCACTGCTGACCGGTGTCCTGCGCGAGCTGACGGCCGCCCGCAAACACCGCTCGGAGAGCGAGCGGCTGGTGGAGTCGCTGACGCCGCGCGAGCGCGAGGTGCTGCGCTGCATGGTGGCGGGGCTGGGCCGCAAGGCGGTCGCCGAGCGGCTCTTCCTCTCCCCGCACACCGTCCGTACGCACATGCAGAACGTCCTGGGCAAGCTCGGGGTGCACTCGACCCTCGCGGCGGTGGCGCTGGCCCGCCGGGCCGGGGTCGGCCCGGTCGAGCTGGAGGCGGCGGCCGCGGCGGCCTCGGTGCCGGTGCCGTAG
- the galK gene encoding galactokinase, with protein sequence MSAHGAATPTTERPHGAQHTAERFAAVYGTAPQGIWAAPGRVNLIGEHTDYNDGFVMPLALPHTTLAAAAPRTDGVLRLHSGGADGGIVELRLDELRPAPGAGWAAYPAGIVWAMREAGLPVGGADLHYDSTVPTGAGLSSSAALEVATALALNDLYGLGLERQRLAQLAQRAENAFVGVPCGIMDQTAAACCTEGHALFLDTRDLTRRQVPFDLAAEGLRLLVVDTRVQHELGDGAYAERRAGCESGARALGVRALRDVAAPHLPEALAKLADRPDVQALVRHIVTENHRVEQVVACLDAGRTRAIGPLLTAGHASLRDDFKISCRELDLAVDTANAAGALGARMTGGGFGGSAIVLVEETAARAVGTAVTEAFAAAGHAAPRIFEAVPSAGARRLD encoded by the coding sequence ATGTCCGCTCACGGAGCCGCCACCCCGACCACCGAGCGCCCGCACGGCGCTCAGCACACCGCGGAGCGGTTCGCCGCGGTGTACGGCACCGCCCCCCAGGGCATCTGGGCGGCGCCCGGCCGGGTCAACCTGATCGGTGAACACACCGATTACAACGACGGTTTCGTGATGCCGCTGGCCCTCCCGCACACCACCCTCGCCGCCGCCGCGCCCCGCACCGACGGGGTGCTGCGGCTGCACTCCGGCGGCGCCGACGGCGGCATCGTCGAACTGCGCCTGGACGAACTGCGCCCGGCGCCCGGAGCCGGCTGGGCCGCCTACCCGGCGGGCATCGTCTGGGCGATGCGGGAGGCCGGCCTGCCCGTGGGCGGCGCGGACCTGCACTACGACAGCACGGTGCCCACCGGCGCCGGACTGTCCTCCTCCGCGGCCCTGGAGGTCGCCACCGCCCTCGCGCTCAACGACCTCTACGGCCTCGGCCTGGAACGGCAGCGGCTGGCGCAGCTCGCCCAGCGGGCCGAGAACGCCTTCGTCGGCGTGCCCTGCGGGATCATGGACCAGACCGCGGCCGCCTGCTGCACCGAGGGCCACGCCCTGTTCCTGGACACCCGCGACCTCACCCGCCGCCAGGTCCCCTTCGACCTGGCGGCGGAGGGACTGCGGCTGCTGGTGGTCGACACCCGCGTCCAGCACGAGCTCGGCGACGGCGCGTACGCCGAGCGGCGCGCCGGCTGCGAGAGCGGCGCGCGGGCGCTCGGCGTACGGGCCCTGCGCGACGTGGCCGCCCCGCACCTGCCCGAGGCACTGGCGAAACTGGCCGACCGGCCCGATGTACAGGCCCTGGTCCGGCACATCGTCACCGAGAACCACCGCGTCGAACAGGTCGTCGCCTGCCTGGACGCGGGCCGCACCCGCGCCATCGGCCCGCTGTTGACGGCCGGCCACGCCTCGCTCCGCGACGACTTCAAGATCTCCTGCCGGGAACTCGACCTCGCCGTCGACACCGCCAACGCCGCCGGCGCCCTCGGCGCCCGGATGACCGGCGGCGGCTTCGGCGGCTCGGCGATCGTGCTCGTCGAGGAGACCGCCGCCCGGGCCGTCGGCACGGCCGTCACCGAGGCGTTCGCGGCCGCCGGCCACGCCGCCCCCCGCATCTTCGAGGCCGTCCCGAGCGCGGGAGCACGCCGGCTCGACTAG
- a CDS encoding acyl-CoA desaturase, whose product MTVGSEAVEDPPLSTDSPVAAGTPMPSATLGGEQRRSLEQITLLLFITVPFVALVAAVPLAWGWGVSWLDLALMTVMYYIGCHGITIGFHRYFTHGAFKAKRPLRIALAIMGSLAVEGPLVRWVADHRKHHKFSDAEGDPHSPWRFGDTVPALMKGLWWAHIGWMFDEEQTPQHKYAPDLIKDDAIRTVSRQFVLWTTLSLLIPPVVGGLVTWSWQGALSAFFWGSLVRVALLHHVTWSINSICHAVGKRPFKSRDRSGNVWWLAVLSCGESWHNLHHADPTCARHGVLKGQLDSSARLIRWFEKAGWAYDVRWPNASRIDARRQETAAAGVTPQR is encoded by the coding sequence ATGACCGTAGGTTCTGAAGCCGTAGAGGATCCGCCTCTTTCCACCGATTCGCCCGTCGCGGCCGGCACGCCGATGCCGTCGGCGACGCTGGGTGGCGAGCAGCGCAGGTCGCTCGAACAGATCACGCTGCTGCTGTTCATCACCGTGCCGTTCGTGGCGCTGGTGGCCGCGGTGCCGCTGGCCTGGGGCTGGGGGGTGAGCTGGCTGGACCTGGCCCTGATGACGGTGATGTATTACATCGGCTGCCACGGCATCACGATCGGCTTCCACCGCTACTTCACCCACGGCGCCTTCAAGGCGAAGCGGCCGCTGCGGATCGCGTTGGCGATCATGGGGTCGCTGGCCGTCGAGGGCCCTCTGGTCCGTTGGGTGGCGGACCACCGCAAGCACCACAAGTTCTCCGACGCCGAGGGCGACCCGCACTCCCCGTGGCGGTTCGGTGACACGGTGCCGGCCCTGATGAAGGGCCTGTGGTGGGCGCACATCGGCTGGATGTTCGACGAGGAGCAGACGCCGCAGCACAAGTACGCGCCGGACCTGATCAAGGACGACGCGATCCGCACCGTCTCCCGCCAGTTCGTCCTGTGGACGACGCTGTCGCTGCTGATCCCGCCGGTGGTGGGCGGCCTGGTGACGTGGTCGTGGCAGGGCGCCCTGTCGGCGTTCTTCTGGGGTTCGCTGGTGCGCGTGGCGCTGCTCCACCACGTCACCTGGTCGATCAACTCCATCTGCCACGCGGTGGGCAAGCGCCCGTTCAAGTCCCGGGACCGCTCCGGCAACGTGTGGTGGCTGGCGGTGCTGTCCTGCGGCGAGTCCTGGCACAACCTGCACCACGCGGACCCGACCTGCGCCCGGCACGGCGTGCTGAAGGGCCAGCTCGACTCCAGCGCGCGGCTGATCCGCTGGTTCGAGAAGGCCGGGTGGGCGTACGACGTCCGCTGGCCGAACGCGTCCCGCATCGACGCCCGGCGCCAGGAGACGGCCGCCGCTGGGGTTACCCCCCAGCGGTAG
- a CDS encoding trans-aconitate 2-methyltransferase, with protein MHDAPTWDPQQYLRHSGHRTRPFHDLLARISELPRQDRPARIADLGCGPGNVTALLAARWPDAHITGYDNSPEMLKEAENHAGPTPGGGHLDFAPADAADWAPEEPYDLIVSNAALQWVPNHPESFARWIDALTPGGTFAFQVPGNFTSPSHALLGELCDSPQWRERLTTHGRRYVHVLEPAAYLERLTDLGCAADVWETTYVQLLQGDDPVLDWVKGTALRPVLTALENDQAALDAFLAEYRDALRKAYPTGPHGTVFPFRRIFALARKPLG; from the coding sequence ATGCACGACGCGCCAACCTGGGACCCGCAGCAGTACCTCCGCCACTCCGGGCACCGCACCCGCCCCTTCCACGACCTGCTCGCCCGGATATCCGAGCTCCCGCGGCAGGACCGCCCCGCCCGCATCGCCGACCTCGGCTGCGGCCCGGGCAACGTCACCGCCCTGCTCGCCGCCCGTTGGCCCGACGCGCACATCACCGGATACGACAACTCCCCGGAGATGCTCAAGGAAGCCGAGAACCACGCCGGCCCCACCCCCGGCGGCGGACACCTCGACTTCGCGCCCGCCGACGCCGCGGACTGGGCGCCCGAGGAGCCGTACGACCTGATCGTCTCCAACGCGGCGCTGCAATGGGTCCCCAACCACCCGGAATCCTTCGCCCGCTGGATCGACGCCCTCACCCCCGGCGGCACCTTCGCCTTCCAGGTCCCCGGCAACTTCACCTCACCGAGCCACGCCCTGCTCGGCGAGCTGTGCGACTCCCCCCAGTGGCGCGAGCGCCTCACCACCCACGGCCGCCGCTACGTCCACGTCCTCGAACCGGCCGCCTACCTGGAGCGCCTCACCGACCTCGGCTGCGCCGCCGATGTCTGGGAGACCACCTACGTCCAGCTCCTCCAGGGCGACGACCCGGTCCTCGACTGGGTCAAGGGCACCGCCCTGCGCCCCGTCCTGACCGCCCTCGAAAACGATCAGGCCGCCCTGGACGCGTTCCTCGCCGAATACCGCGACGCCCTCCGCAAGGCATACCCCACCGGCCCCCACGGCACCGTCTTCCCCTTCCGCCGCATCTTCGCCCTCGCCCGGAAACCCCTCGGCTGA
- a CDS encoding MarR family winged helix-turn-helix transcriptional regulator yields MEDEVDRLVAAWRRERPDLDVEPLEVLSRVSRLARHLDRARRIAFAEVGLEPWEFDVLTALRRAGAPYQLSPGALLTQTLVTSGTMTNRIDRLVKKDLVERLPDPSDRRGVLVRLTAEGRDKADQSLAGLLVQERAILAELSPQQRRELAGLLRRLTGPFDNTPG; encoded by the coding sequence ATGGAGGACGAGGTCGACCGGCTGGTTGCTGCATGGCGCCGTGAGCGCCCGGACCTCGACGTGGAGCCGCTCGAGGTCCTCAGCCGCGTGTCCAGGCTGGCCAGACACCTCGACCGGGCCCGCCGGATCGCGTTCGCCGAGGTGGGCCTGGAGCCCTGGGAGTTCGACGTGCTGACGGCACTGCGCCGCGCCGGGGCGCCGTACCAGCTCTCCCCCGGGGCGCTGCTGACCCAGACTCTGGTCACCTCCGGGACGATGACCAACCGGATCGACCGGCTCGTCAAGAAGGACCTCGTCGAGCGGCTGCCCGACCCCAGCGACCGGCGGGGAGTGCTGGTCCGGCTGACCGCCGAGGGCCGTGACAAGGCCGATCAGTCACTGGCCGGGCTGCTCGTCCAGGAACGCGCCATCCTGGCCGAGCTCTCCCCCCAGCAGCGCCGCGAACTGGCCGGACTGCTGCGGCGGTTGACCGGGCCGTTCGACAACACCCCGGGCTAG
- a CDS encoding beta-galactosidase: MGIHFGGDYNPEQWPEEVWAEDLKLMKAAHVTMVTAGIFSWAKVEPRPGQWDFDWFDRVMDGLAGAGIAVCLATMTASPPPWLSHAHPGILPEGPDGQRRWPGGRQHYCPSSPVYRAHAVRLVEQLATRYAGHPALAMWHVGNEYGCHTRQCFCEVSAEDFRRWLRERYGSVEALNAAWSTAFWSQGYGTFDEVLPPRTAPTFPNPAQQLDYWRFGDEALRACYLAEKEVLTRLTPEVPVTTNLMPQHKPVDAFAWAPHMDAMALDFYQDPHAPDDHIRAGYVFDLMRSARSGQPWLLLEQAPSAVNWRPRNGPKPPGAMRLWSWQAVAQGADAVLYFQWRQSLGGAEKFHSAMLPHGGTDTRIFREVATLGRELASVPDIEGSRSRAEVALLADWHSWWAVELDSKPSTALDHSRIALDHYRPLFEAGVACDVVPPQRELSGYRLVVVPNLYLLTAADAERLAAYVRGGGRLLVSFFSGIVDAHDRVHPGGYPAPLRELLGLRVEEFWPLEAGRTVGIGDGDYAGRADLWSEALDLEGAEALARFTDGDLAGRPALTRHSYGQGTVWYVGTRPEPALMRALLDDVREAAGAAPVLPGLPAGVQATVREGASGRYVFLLNHGASAVEVDLPEPLYDALAAADGPARTPVGRITLAARGVAVLTDG, from the coding sequence ATGGGCATCCATTTCGGCGGCGACTACAACCCCGAGCAGTGGCCCGAGGAGGTGTGGGCCGAGGATCTGAAGCTGATGAAGGCGGCCCACGTCACCATGGTCACCGCCGGGATCTTCTCCTGGGCGAAGGTCGAACCCCGGCCCGGGCAGTGGGACTTCGACTGGTTCGACCGCGTCATGGACGGCCTGGCGGGCGCCGGGATCGCCGTCTGCCTGGCGACCATGACCGCCTCCCCGCCCCCCTGGCTCTCCCACGCGCACCCCGGGATCCTGCCCGAGGGCCCCGACGGACAGCGCCGCTGGCCCGGCGGCCGGCAGCACTACTGCCCCTCCAGTCCCGTCTACCGCGCCCACGCCGTACGCCTCGTCGAGCAGCTCGCCACCCGCTACGCCGGCCACCCGGCCCTCGCCATGTGGCACGTGGGCAACGAGTACGGCTGCCACACCCGCCAGTGCTTCTGCGAGGTCTCCGCCGAGGACTTCCGGCGCTGGCTGCGCGAGCGCTACGGGAGCGTCGAGGCGCTCAACGCCGCCTGGTCGACGGCCTTCTGGTCGCAGGGCTACGGCACGTTCGACGAGGTACTGCCGCCGCGCACCGCCCCCACCTTCCCCAACCCGGCCCAGCAGCTGGACTACTGGCGCTTCGGCGACGAGGCGCTGCGCGCCTGCTACCTCGCCGAGAAGGAGGTCCTCACCCGCCTGACCCCCGAGGTGCCGGTCACCACCAATCTGATGCCGCAGCACAAGCCGGTCGACGCGTTCGCCTGGGCGCCGCACATGGACGCGATGGCGCTGGACTTCTACCAGGACCCGCACGCGCCCGACGACCACATCCGGGCGGGCTACGTCTTCGACCTGATGCGCTCGGCGCGTTCCGGCCAGCCGTGGCTGCTGCTCGAACAGGCGCCGAGCGCCGTCAACTGGCGGCCCCGCAACGGCCCCAAGCCGCCCGGCGCGATGCGGCTGTGGAGCTGGCAGGCCGTCGCCCAGGGCGCGGACGCGGTGCTGTACTTCCAGTGGCGGCAGTCGCTGGGCGGCGCGGAGAAGTTCCACTCGGCGATGCTGCCGCACGGCGGGACCGACACCCGGATCTTCCGGGAGGTGGCGACGCTGGGGCGGGAGCTGGCGTCGGTCCCGGACATCGAGGGGAGCCGGTCGCGGGCCGAGGTGGCGCTGCTGGCGGACTGGCACAGCTGGTGGGCGGTGGAGCTGGACTCCAAGCCGTCGACCGCGCTGGACCACTCCCGGATCGCGCTGGACCACTACCGGCCGCTGTTCGAGGCGGGCGTGGCGTGCGACGTGGTGCCGCCGCAGCGCGAACTGTCCGGCTACCGGCTGGTGGTCGTCCCCAATCTGTACCTGCTGACCGCGGCCGACGCCGAGCGGCTGGCGGCCTACGTACGCGGCGGTGGGCGGCTGCTGGTGTCGTTCTTCTCCGGGATCGTCGACGCGCACGACCGGGTGCACCCGGGCGGCTACCCGGCACCGCTGCGGGAGCTGCTGGGGCTGCGGGTGGAGGAGTTCTGGCCACTGGAAGCGGGCCGTACGGTCGGCATCGGCGACGGCGACTACGCGGGCCGTGCGGACCTGTGGTCGGAGGCCCTCGACCTCGAAGGCGCCGAGGCGCTGGCCCGTTTCACGGACGGTGACCTCGCCGGGCGGCCCGCGCTGACCCGGCACTCCTACGGGCAGGGCACCGTCTGGTACGTCGGCACCCGGCCGGAGCCGGCGCTGATGCGGGCCCTGCTGGACGACGTGCGGGAGGCGGCCGGGGCGGCGCCGGTGCTGCCGGGGCTGCCGGCCGGTGTCCAGGCCACCGTCCGCGAGGGCGCCTCCGGGCGGTACGTCTTCCTGCTCAACCACGGGGCGTCGGCGGTCGAGGTGGACCTGCCGGAGCCGCTGTACGACGCGCTGGCCGCCGCGGACGGACCGGCGCGGACGCCCGTCGGGCGGATCACGCTGGCCGCCCGGGGCGTGGCCGTGCTCACGGACGGCTGA
- the galE gene encoding UDP-glucose 4-epimerase GalE, with the protein MSKPESGKYLVTGGAGYVGSVVAQHLLEAGHAVTVLDNLSTGFRAGVPAGAEFIEGDIRDAARWLDSTYDAVLHFAAFSQVGESVVKPEKYWDNNVGGTMELLAAMRTAGVRKLVFSSTAATYGEPVSTPITESDPTAPTSPYGASKLAVDHMISGEAAAHGLAAVSLRYFNVAGAYGDCGERHDPESHLIPLVLQVAQGKREAISVYGDDYPTPDGTCVRDYIHVADLAEAHLLALTAATAGEHLICNLGNGNGFSVREVIETVRKVTGHPVPEVAAPRRGGDPAVLVASAQTAVDRLGWRPSRADLAGIVADAWQFTQNLDRAHHHDEPKGP; encoded by the coding sequence ATGAGCAAGCCTGAGTCTGGCAAGTACCTGGTGACGGGCGGGGCCGGTTACGTCGGAAGCGTGGTGGCCCAGCACCTGCTGGAGGCCGGCCACGCCGTGACCGTCCTGGACAACCTCTCCACCGGCTTCCGCGCGGGCGTCCCCGCCGGCGCCGAGTTCATCGAGGGCGACATCCGCGACGCCGCCAGGTGGCTGGACTCCACCTACGACGCGGTGCTGCACTTCGCCGCGTTCTCGCAGGTCGGCGAGTCCGTCGTGAAGCCCGAGAAGTACTGGGACAACAACGTCGGCGGCACCATGGAGCTGCTCGCGGCGATGCGCACGGCGGGCGTGCGCAAGCTCGTCTTCTCCTCCACCGCCGCGACCTACGGCGAGCCGGTGAGCACCCCGATCACCGAGTCCGACCCGACCGCCCCCACCTCCCCCTACGGCGCCAGCAAGCTCGCCGTCGACCACATGATCAGCGGGGAGGCGGCCGCCCACGGCCTGGCCGCCGTCTCGCTGCGCTACTTCAACGTCGCCGGCGCCTACGGCGACTGCGGCGAGCGGCACGACCCCGAGTCGCACCTCATCCCGCTCGTCCTCCAGGTCGCCCAGGGCAAGCGCGAGGCGATCTCCGTCTACGGCGACGACTACCCCACCCCCGACGGCACCTGCGTCCGCGACTACATCCACGTCGCCGACCTCGCCGAGGCCCACCTGCTCGCCCTCACCGCGGCCACCGCCGGCGAGCACCTGATCTGCAACCTCGGCAACGGCAACGGCTTCTCCGTACGCGAGGTCATCGAGACCGTCCGCAAGGTCACCGGCCACCCCGTCCCGGAGGTCGCCGCCCCGCGCCGCGGCGGCGACCCCGCCGTCCTGGTGGCCTCCGCGCAGACCGCCGTCGACCGCCTCGGCTGGCGCCCCAGCCGCGCCGACCTCGCCGGAATCGTCGCCGACGCCTGGCAGTTCACGCAGAACCTCGACCGCGCCCACCACCACGACGAGCCGAAGGGGCCCTGA